GTAAGAATGTTCCCCTTCACTGTCAGCAAGCAGAGGTTCTGAAAAGGGTGAAGAATTGAAACCCAGTATGTAAGAAAGTTGCGTAGGTACGTCACGTGTTACCTGTGATTCTGCTTCCCCACAGCAATGACGATTCGTAATGGCGGTAACGTGCTGGTGCCGTGCTACCCCTCTGGCGTCATCTACGACCTCCTGGAGTGCCTGTTCCAGTACATCGACTCTGCCGGACTCTCCAACGTCCCCTTCTACTTCATTTCTCCCGTGGCCAACAGCTCCCTCGAGTTCTCCCAGATCTTTGCGGAGTGGTATGTAGTTGGATAGCGATCAGCGGCGCCCTGAACGTTGCGacgttaaccccttcccgcaggGGCATGCACCTCTTTCATCCAGACGGTCGTTGTGAGGCTTTAGGTTCGCTGTCGGCACTGACTAACTTTTGCATATACTTCATATAAAGTgttctgcatgaggcctaaggggccTTTAACACGGCGGGTGGACGCGTGGTTTCTGCCTCCTATTCGTTTCAATGCGAGGCAGCGCTGAGGATTGCTGGGTGGTGGCTTAAACCCGTGGCCATGGCAGCGCTGATTGCTGGGCGGTGGCTTAAATCCGTGGCCATGGCAGCGCTGAGGATTGCTGGGCGGTGGCTTAAATCCGTGGCCATGGCAGCGCTGAGGATTGCTGGGCGGTGGCTTAAACCCGTGGCCATGGCAGCACTGAGGATTGCTGGGCGGTGGCTTAAATCCGTGGCCATGGCAGCGCTGAGGATTGCTGGGCGGTGGCTTAAACCCGTGGCCGTGGCAGCGCTGAGGATTGCTGGGCGGTGGCTTAAACCCGTGGCCGTGGCAGCGCTGAGGATTGCTGGGCGGTGGCTTAAACCCGTGGACATGCCTTCTCAGCGTGACCGTGGCTTTGCTGCTCCACACTCCTCagcgctgcctcccattgaaatgaatcggagACAGAAACCACGTGGCCACCTGCTAAATTTCAGCGCAGGTGTCCTCGCCAAAGTACCACAGCGAAAGACGCCATGTGATCATACCCTAATACCCCGGCAAAACTGAGAGGcagaaattggggggggggggggaaatgcttGGCCTTAAAACCCTTTTACTGCCAAGAATGGATTTTACCCGTCATTGCTATGACTAGAATATAAGggttagagcagtgtttcccaaccagtgtgcctccagctgttgcaaaactagaactcccagcatgcccgcacagccaggCTGTTGTCCCTGGCCCCATAGCAGCCATTATGGTGGTACTCACCCCCCGTCCCAACCTCTGCTTGCATCGGTGTCATAGCATTAACTTTTTGCAAAATGTTACGCTTTAATTCAAAATCGCATAAAGGCATCTATGATCGTAAAGTGCAGAGTGGCATTTTCATGCATGTGCCAGGTGCCTATCATAAATTGTAAGGTTATGAGGGTGTAGGTAAGAATTTAAAACCTTTGTCGTGGAAAAGTTAGACGTGTTTCTTCTAGTGTCCTCTTGGCTCCCAGGATCAGCACTCAATTAGACAAACATTAGGTTGTCCCGGTTTGGTCGCGAACACTGCTGCAGTAGTGGCCCCGGCACAACGAGTCTCTATGAACGAATGTGTCACCACGGCCTTCTGCCAACTCATGCAGTAGACTTCCTCAGCCACAAGATGGCAGCAGACACCAGTACAATGAGCTTTCTCTGTTTCTTCCCCAGGCTCTGCCACAACAAGCAGAATAAGGTCTATCTCCCAGAACCTCCATTTCCTCATGCCGAGGTAAGAACATTGACATCCAAATCGTGCCTAAAAGCCTCCACGTACTAGTATCCCTAATGTGAATTTGTCATTTATACCACTATAATATCTGTGGCTGCTCTTTATTTTACTATTAGAATATCTGAGCTGTGTCCCAAAATGTATAAATGCCTCCCCTGCATACGGTGGCACTAGTAGAATGCATGTACCCTGATATTTGTGGCCTTTTCCAGCTCAGTGTGCTGCACCACCTTTATTTCCATTTTCCCAGTTGATCCAGACCAATAAACTGAAGCATTATCCCAACATCCACAGCGACTTCAGTAACGACTTCAAGCAGCCGTGCGTGGTGTTTACGGGTCACCCCACCCTGCGCTTTGGAGACGTGGTGCATTTCATGGAGCTGTGGGGGAAGTCCAGCCTGAACACCATCATCTTCACCGGTATGTAGGAAGGGACCCGATGGCCTCCAATCTCAGCTGGCGTTTTTCTTGAAGGCTCCTTGAGTTGTGTGAGGTTTCCTGACCCTGCCTTGTTGTGTTCGCAGAGCCGGACTTCTCTTACCTGGACGCCCTGGCTCCGTACCAGCCGCTGGCCATGAAATGCGTCTACTGCCCCATCGACACGCGTCTCAATTTCATCCAAGTGTCAAAGCTTCTCAAGGAAGTCCAGGTGAGGCTTGTGGCTTTAAAGGGATACACCAGGCCAGGCATGGCCAAACTttcgccctccagctgttgtaaaactacaattcccaccatgccctgctgtaggctgatagctgttggcagtctgggcatgctgggagttgtagttttgcaacatctggagaacctcaggttggccatccctgcaccaGGCGGTACTATTACAGCGCAGGGAAGGCGTGACGGGGGCGGGCGTCATGGACTTCTGCCATTTTGGGTTTAGTGTTCACCTTAAGTGTAAAGGACCATAccacttttttgcaaaaaattaatttttatgctGTTTTTGGGACCttgtatcataaaaaaaaaaaagctgtagattatttttattttattttttaagctacAAGGATGGACAAATGGGTTTAAGATTTTTCTTTatacttgtattttttttatttgattatataaatttttatttttttatcttggcAACCCATCAGCCCCCTTCAGAGTCACAATGCAGGGGTACTCGTGGGGTGACATAGGGAGGTCCTTTCTTTTGTCTAACCACGTGGATGCTACAGTCAGTATTGCcatctgcatctgaggggttaaatggctaGGTTTGGAGATGCAGCGGGGGTCAGCCGTAGGTTATACCGGGCACACGTCCTACGCCCGCACTGCCTCCTCGCCATAATAGCACAGTATCAGATCTACCGTTTTCAGCGGGGTCCTGACCATAGTATCCTTCCTTCCTGTCTCCCCGCAGCCCCTCCATGTTGTGTGCCCTGAACAGTACACCCAGCCACCGGCGTCTCAGTCCCACCGCTCCGACCTTATGATCGACTGTCTGCCGCCGCCCATGTCCTATCGCCGGGCAGAGGTGCTGACCCTGCCCTTCAAGAGGCGCTATGAGAAGATAGAAATCATGCCAGAGGTGAGATGCGCGATGGGGTAGGCGAGGGCCCCGTGTAATGGATTGATTTCATACATATTCTCCTTCCTCCCGGTTCAGCTGGCGGAGTCCCTGGTGCCCAAGGAGATTAAACCCGGAGTTTCCCTGGCTATGGTGTCTGCCGTTCTCTATACCAAAGACAACAAGCATGTCCTGCAGGTGAGAGGCGATGGCGTTCCTTTTGGCACAACTgttttaaaggggaactccacacACAACAGATATAATCGTCAGTTCCTCAGTTCAGCTCCAATCTGGTGACCGAATAGTTTATCTGGAACCAGGGTTTTACCATCGGCACCTGCATCCATTGGCACACAAACAAGCACAGGGTGATGTGGCTGGTGCTAATGGCCGTCCATACGTGAGATAACTCTCGGCTGAATGCTGGCTCGGCTGCAGCTATCTCCCCcgcacacatgcatgcttggctcagCATGTAGCAGGCGGCTTATCTCCCTGCAAGTTCACATTCAACATGGCAGACATCTGCCGTCAGGGCATAGTCAGGAGACCCCACCAATACACATTTGGTGGTCCGTCGATCCCACCAAAATCGGTGCGTTTGGCCAAAATGCCTCTGATGTGCATAGCCAGCTTAAAGGGGGGAAGAACTGTGCAGACGCACGGGCACACTGGGGATCCATCAGAGTATATGAAGGGGCGGGGGCGCTGCTATTTAAATTCATTCTTCCGCCTGTATTGAAGGGAGGACGTTTCTGCTTCTTTCCTCAGCCTCCACCTAAACCCGCGGCGCCAGCCCAGTCCAGCAAGAAGAGGAAGCGAGCGACTGAGGAGAATCCAGAGAGCCAGCAATGCAAGCCACTGCTGAGCGGCTCCATCCCCGTGGAACAGTTCGTCCAAACTCTGGAGAAAGTGAGAAATATTCCCCTCATGCCCGCTACTATAgataagtgtgtgtgtggggagggtcTGACCATAAAATATAAATTCTTTGTTTTATATAATCTAAAAAGTCTATAAAATTCTGTTCAGGTTAATTTCATAATTCTAGTCCTAGAAATGGGAGCTCGGTTCTGATACACAGCTCCGAATCCTCTGCAGTGACATAAGGCTGAACGCTAACCTTCTAGctgccagcagccaccactagggggagctctatGTAGCTCACATGGATTAGGAAGATCAATGGGaagagagctccccctagtggcatctGAAGACAGAAATGGGTTTATTTGGCCTATAGGTAAAGGAAACAGATATGGATCCAGTAGGTGCTGGAAAAGCTGCTGGAATTCACCATTCTCATTAAATGTACACGTGATGGAGCACAGTATCagatgataggcttagatacacagctcagcagacagtatcacataaaaggattagatacacagctcagcagtctgtatcacacataataggattaggtacattgctcagcagacagtatgacaCATGACTGCTGCTAAGctagtgtatctaagcttatcatatacactcctgatcaaaagtttaagaccactagaataatggcaaaaaaatcatattttacattgttggatcttaataaggttccaagtagagcttcaacatgcaacaagaagaaatgggagtgagacagaacattttttgagcattcaatttaatgaaaacaacgaataaactgaaacaggctgtttttcagctgatccaaattttaggaccacatgcctttaaccccttaaggaccgggctcattttcaccttaaggaccaggccattttttgcaaatctgaccagtgtcactttaagtggtgataactttaaaacgctttgacttatccaggccattctgagattgttttttcgtcacatattgtacttcatgatactagtcaaaaaaagtcaaaaaaattaatttttttgcataataaaatacctaatttaccaaaaatttggaaaaattagcaaatttcaaagtttcagtttctctacttctgtaatacatagtaataccccaaaaaattgtgatgacttaacattccccatatgtctacttcatgtttgaattattttgggaatgatattttattttttggggatgttacaaggcttagaagtttagaagcaaatcttgaaatttttcagaaatttacaaaaacccaatttttagggaccactacagctctgaagtcactttgcgaggcttacataatagaaaccgccccaaaatgaccccattctataaactacacccctcaaggtattcaaaactgattttacaaactccgttaaccctttaggtgttgcacaagagttattggcaaatggggatgaaatttgagaatttcatttttttgcctaattttccattttaacccattttttccactaacaaagcaagggttaacagccaaacaagactgtatctttattgccctgactctgctgtttacagaaacaccccatatgtggccataaactactgtacggccacacagcggggcgtagagggaaaggtgcgccgtatggtttttggaagccagattttgctggacagtttttttgacaccatgtcccatttgaagccccctgatgcacccctagagtagaaactccataaaagtgaccccatctaagaaactacacccctcaaggtattcaaaactgattttacaaactgttaaccctttaggtgttgcacaagattcaatggaaaatagagatacaatttcaaaatttcacttttttggcagattttccattttaatattttttttccagtaacaaagcaagggttaacagccaaacaaaactcattatttatggccctgattctgtagtttacagaaacaccccatatgtggtcgtaaactactgtacgggcacacggcagggcgcagaaggaaaggaatgccatacggtttttggaaggcagattttgctggactggttttttgacaccatgtcccatttggagcccccctgatgcccccctagagtagaaactccataaaagtgaccccatctaagaaactacacccctcaaggtattcaaaactgattttacaaactgttaaccctttaggtgttgcacaagattcaatggaaaatagagatacaatttcaaaatttcacttttttggcagattttccattttaatattttttttcctgtaacaaagcaagggttaacagccaaacaaaactcattatttatggccctgattctgtagtttacagaaacaccccatatgtggtcctaaactactgtacgggcacacggcagggtgcagaagaaaaggaatgccatacggtttttggaaggcagattttgctggactggttttttgacaccatgtcccatttgaagcccccctgatgcacccctagagtagaaactccaaaaaaagtgaccccattttagaaagtacggaatagggtggcagtattgttggtactagtttagggtacatatgatttttggttgctctatattacactttttgtgcggcaaggtaacaagaaatagcttttttggcatgttttttttttttgttatttacaacattcatctgacaggttagatcacgtggtaattttatagagcaggttgtcacggacgcggcgatacctaatatgtatacaattttttttatttatgtaagttttatacaataacttcattttgaaaaccaaaaaattgtttagtgtctccatagtctaagagccatagttttttcagtttttgggtgattatcttgagtagggtctaattttttgcggggtgagatgacagtttgattggcactattttggggtgcatatgactttttgatcgcttgctattacactttttgtgacgtaagatggcaaaaaattgctttttttacacagttttttttttttttttttttttttacggtggtcacctgaggggttaggtcatgtgatatttatatagagccggtcgatacggacgcggcgatacctaatatgtatactttatttttatttatgtacattttacacaatgattttatttttgaaaccaaaaaaaatcatgttttagtgtttccatagtctaagagccatagttttttcagtttttgggcgattatcttgagtagggtctcattttttgcgggatgagatgacggtttgattggtactattttggcgtacatgcgacttttttgatcacttttattaccttttttgggaagtaaggtgggcaaaatttcaattttctcatagtttttatttttttatttttatggcgttcactgtgcggggaaagtaacatgaccattttatagatcaggtcgttacggacgcggcgatacctaatatgtgtagtgtattttatttttttaatttttattcagtgataaatgtttttttttttatcttaacttttttcactttttatttgatttttttgacccagacccacttggttcttgaagatccagtgggtctgatgtctgtaaaatacagaacagaacctatataggtttctgcactgtattttacttacactgaacaggtctatgctttcagcacagatctgttcagcaccatggacagcaggacgcctgatcaggcgtcctgttgccatgggaaccttccccgtctgctcagttatggtcagaacttcgcagacggggaagggtaaggacggggttctgggggggctgtctgggggctctctccttctcccatcggggggctgcaaaggcacagcagccccccgatcggagagggagggagctccctcttactgttaaccttttccatacagcggtccgtacggaccgctgtatggaaagggttaaacggctgacatcgcatcaacgatgtcagccgtttataccagggtgccagcaatgtgctggcaccctggtatacccactgtacaccaacgattatgcaatgggaggcgggcgggggatcgcgatcccgcctgccgcaccgcccgcctcccgcaacgcccccactgcatgcgacaccccccctgcaccacccgccgccatcaaatcgtgcaggggtgcaggggggggttaacaatattgatttcgggcactctgaagtttctgatccccgcggtcagggaccgcggggatcagaaacggcaaaaagcgcagcaaaccgcaggtctgaattgacctgcggttttctgcgatcgccgatacgggggggtcaaatgacccccccctgcgttgttacgggatgccggctgaatgatttcagccgaaatcccgttccgattaaccccagcggcgccggaattaagattttaagttaggacgtaccggtacgccctatgtccttaaggggttaaaaggccaaatcaaaggtgtggattcattgtcattgtctgtcaggtagtcacacgttgtgatgttaaaggcaaaaaaactctccctttttgaacgtgttcgggttgttgaactgcataagcagggtctctcacagcgcgccatcgctgctgaggtgggacgcagtaagacagtcatttggaatttcttaaatgatcctgagggttatggaacaaaaaagtcaagtggaagacccaaaaaatgtcatcagcactgagccggaggatccaattggctgtccgtcaagacactggacgatcctcgacccaaattaaggcccttactggtgctgactgcagccccataaccatcagacggcatctgagactgaagggcttcaaaaacaaaaaacgtcttcaaagacctcgtctccttgaacaccacagaactgctcgtttggactttgcaagagagcaccaaacatgggacattcaaaggtggaagagagttttattctctgatgagaaaaaatttaagcttgatggtcctgatggtttcccacgttactggcatgacaagcagatcccacctgagatgtttcctacgcgccacagtggagggggcgccataatggtctggggtgctctttccttcagtggaacaatggagcttcaggaagtgcaggggcgtcaaacggccgctggctatgtccagatgttgcagagagcgttcctcatgactgagggccctcgtctgtgtggtaacgactgggtttttctacaggacaacgctacagtacacaatgcccgcaggacaagggacttcttccaggagaataacatcactcttttggcccatcctgcgcgttcccctgatctaaatccaattgagaacctttggggatggatggcaagggaagttttacaaaaatggacaacagttccagacagtagatggccttcgtgcggccgtcttcaccacttggagaaatgttcccactcacctcatggaaatgcttgcatcaagcatgccgaaacaataacggcggagctactcattactgagttcatgtttggaagttggatttctgttttgggggggtttagttttttttgaggtgtggtcctaaacttttgatcagctgaaaaacagcctgtttcagtttattcgttgttttcattaaattgaatgctcaaaaaatgttctgtctcactcccatttcttcttgttgcatgttgaagctctactaggaaacttgttaagatccagccatgctaaataggattttttcccatttttcaagtggttttgatcaggactgtagtatcACACACGATAGgattagaccaggcatgctcaacctgcggccctccagctgttgtaaaactacaactcccaccatgccctgctgtaggctgttcgggcatgctgggagttgtagttttgcaacagctggagggccgcaggttgagcatgcctgcattagatAAACCTTTTGCAGATACACGATTTAAGGTCAGCTACACCAGCTAATCAAACACAATCCCTCctcataggcttagatacactattaaaggggttgtctcacctcagacattgggggcaaattgctagaAAataccccaatgtctgataggtgcgggacccgtgaaggagggcgcaccgcGCATACACGACCACTATCCAGTCATTCCTATAGGAGCGCCGAAAAGAGCCGtcgtccccatagaagtgaatggagcagtgaccacgcttcctattcacttcaatgggactgccgaaaataggcGAGTGCATTGCTCGGCTGTTTTCGGCACTTTCATAGTAATGAGTCGGGTGCGCACTACTTCACTGTGCGGGCGCCGTTCTAAAGATAGATGCAAGTACCAGCGATGGGACACTTACCTATCACACACTGGGGGCATATTGCAATGTCTAAGGTGAAACAACACCTTTTACGGGTTAGATACATGTCTTAGCAGCACAGTATCAgacaggataggcttagatacacagctgctTGGTAGTACTGGGTTTTGCTTTATAATGGTCCCAGTTCTATGATCTTCCTGTTTTTCTTCTCGTCCACAGCACGGTTTCTCAGACGTGAAGCTTGAAGACACCTCCAAGGGCCACATGGTGCACTTACAAG
The genomic region above belongs to Bufo gargarizans isolate SCDJY-AF-19 chromosome 4, ASM1485885v1, whole genome shotgun sequence and contains:
- the INTS9 gene encoding integrator complex subunit 9: MKLYCLSGHPTLPCNILKFKSTTIMLDCSLDMTSVLSFLPLPLVHSTRLSKLPGWISKDGSAQLEKELKECSGHVFVDSVPEFCLPETQLIDLSTVDVILISNYHCMMALPYITEHTGFTGTVYATEPTVQIGRLLMEELVNFVERVPKAQSATMWKRKDNQRQLPPPLKDAVEVFTWRKCYTMQEVNAALSKIQLVGYSQKIELFGAVQVTPLSSGYALGSSNWIIQSHYEKVSYVSGSSLLTTHPQPMDQTSLKNSDVLILTGLTQIPTANPDGMVGEFCSNLAMTIRNGGNVLVPCYPSGVIYDLLECLFQYIDSAGLSNVPFYFISPVANSSLEFSQIFAEWLCHNKQNKVYLPEPPFPHAELIQTNKLKHYPNIHSDFSNDFKQPCVVFTGHPTLRFGDVVHFMELWGKSSLNTIIFTEPDFSYLDALAPYQPLAMKCVYCPIDTRLNFIQVSKLLKEVQPLHVVCPEQYTQPPASQSHRSDLMIDCLPPPMSYRRAEVLTLPFKRRYEKIEIMPELAESLVPKEIKPGVSLAMVSAVLYTKDNKHVLQPPPKPAAPAQSSKKRKRATEENPESQQCKPLLSGSIPVEQFVQTLEKHGFSDVKLEDTSKGHMVHLQEADTLIQFEEDSTHIICEHDERLRVRLRDLVLKFLQKF